Proteins encoded together in one Candidatus Melainabacteria bacterium window:
- a CDS encoding homoserine kinase encodes MSDVIKIKVPASTANLGPGFDTLSLALEWFNEFTFKVTSGGLKIKGENASLPLDNTNIVYKSFCEAFKKLKKDPPPLEVNIDCQIPMASGLGSSASAIVSGLLAANYLLGGSLKKEDILSLATKLEGHPDNCAAAIYGGLTVSVSFDEKVFVNQFPWPRELLVIVVIPDFDLPTRISRELLPPNIPFGDAAFNVSRTAYLLSCLLNKNWEGLKIGFQDKLHQPFRKDLVPGMEDVLNEGMKYGACGGTLSGAGPTLVAFINNKQKAEDIGKAMTSKWKEFNVKSNYKVLNVASDGAKVESLVIN; translated from the coding sequence ATGTCAGATGTAATTAAAATTAAAGTACCAGCATCAACTGCAAATTTAGGACCAGGCTTTGATACTTTGTCGCTGGCTTTGGAATGGTTTAATGAATTTACGTTTAAAGTAACCAGTGGTGGTCTAAAAATTAAAGGAGAAAATGCTTCTTTGCCATTAGATAATACAAACATAGTCTACAAATCGTTTTGTGAAGCGTTTAAAAAATTAAAAAAGGATCCTCCGCCCTTAGAAGTAAATATTGATTGTCAGATTCCAATGGCTAGTGGATTGGGTTCAAGTGCTAGTGCCATTGTAAGCGGACTTTTAGCTGCTAATTACTTGCTTGGTGGCTCTTTAAAAAAAGAAGATATTTTAAGTTTAGCTACAAAATTAGAAGGTCACCCTGATAATTGTGCTGCTGCAATATATGGTGGATTAACTGTTTCTGTTTCATTTGATGAAAAAGTTTTTGTAAATCAGTTTCCATGGCCAAGAGAATTATTAGTAATAGTAGTAATTCCTGACTTTGATTTGCCTACAAGAATTTCTAGAGAGCTACTACCACCAAACATTCCATTTGGAGATGCTGCTTTTAATGTAAGTAGGACTGCATATTTACTTTCTTGCTTATTAAATAAAAATTGGGAAGGTTTAAAAATTGGTTTTCAAGATAAGTTGCACCAGCCATTTAGAAAAGATCTTGTGCCTGGCATGGAAGATGTATTAAATGAAGGCATGAAATATGGTGCATGTGGCGGTACCTTATCAGGAGCAGGGCCTACGCTTGTAGCTTTTATAAACAATAAACAAAAGGCAGAAGATATTGGAAAAGCAATGACTTCTAAGTGGAAAGAATTTAATGTTAAAAGTAACTACAAAGTTTTAAATGTTGCTAGTGATGGGGCAAAAGTTGAAAGTTTAGTTATAAATTAA
- the ispD gene encoding 2-C-methyl-D-erythritol 4-phosphate cytidylyltransferase produces MNKNKKISIIIAGAGSASRMDSGNSKSKLFVLLENKPLVIYSLEKFLRLNDVLEVIVVTNDINATRELLELRPTSCDPGKVKIVLGGKKRQDSVYNGFCKVNPTCDLVLIHDVARPLFELDDVNKCIESAYINGASVLAIPLVDTIKKSKSDKDKLVVDSTISRDELYLIQTPQVFKYDLLERCYRLFKDSSLTITDEAQMIELFENSVNLIIGNRKNIKITYPEDLEIASAILKEVKNYVRCN; encoded by the coding sequence ATGAATAAGAATAAAAAAATCTCAATTATTATTGCAGGAGCTGGTAGTGCATCTAGAATGGATTCTGGTAACTCTAAATCAAAACTATTTGTGTTATTGGAAAATAAGCCACTAGTAATTTATTCTTTAGAAAAGTTTCTGCGACTTAATGACGTGCTTGAAGTAATTGTAGTGACAAATGATATTAATGCTACAAGAGAACTTTTAGAGCTGCGACCTACAAGCTGCGACCCAGGAAAAGTGAAAATTGTTTTAGGAGGTAAGAAGAGACAGGATTCTGTTTACAATGGTTTTTGCAAAGTTAATCCTACGTGTGATTTAGTTTTAATCCATGATGTTGCAAGGCCTTTGTTTGAATTGGATGATGTAAACAAGTGTATTGAAAGTGCTTATATTAATGGAGCTAGTGTATTAGCTATACCTCTTGTGGACACTATAAAGAAAAGTAAATCAGATAAAGACAAATTAGTTGTTGATTCAACAATTAGTAGGGATGAATTATATTTAATACAAACTCCACAAGTATTTAAATATGATTTATTAGAAAGATGTTACAGATTATTTAAAGATTCAAGCTTGACAATTACTGATGAAGCACAAATGATAGAACTTTTTGAGAATTCTGTTAATCTAATTATAGGAAACAGAAAAAATATAAAAATCACTTATCCTGAGGATTTAGAAATTGCTAGTGCAATCTTAAAAGAAGTAAAGAATTATGTCAGATGTAATTAA
- a CDS encoding DHH family phosphoesterase — MKDTKTVSLIIEKIKNLRKSLVLSHENPDGDTLGSMLALGSLLKQHGHIVDHVISDPVPEIYKFLPFSNLVKTSQDKNLLGSYELAFSLDCGSVRRLGKAKDLWFNSKATINIDHHVSNERFANINWIESDATSTGQLVYWLAKSLNVKITKEIATLLYTTLLTDTGCFSNSNTSSNALNWGAELIELGAEHTGVYKKAFLEKPYKSIKIFGNALSNLNLTEDGKIAWTYVSNDLLKSFSATSEDTEDIVDYMIRTKGVLVSVFFREDVGETKVSLRSNTDVDVSKIAISMGGGGHKKAAGVNIKSPFLKVKDLVLKKVIDAINE, encoded by the coding sequence ATGAAAGATACTAAGACTGTAAGTTTGATTATAGAAAAAATTAAAAATTTAAGAAAGAGTCTTGTGCTTTCTCATGAGAATCCTGATGGTGACACCTTAGGCTCAATGTTAGCTCTTGGTTCTTTACTTAAACAACATGGGCATATTGTTGATCATGTAATTTCTGATCCAGTTCCAGAAATATATAAGTTTCTTCCTTTTTCTAATCTTGTTAAAACTTCACAAGATAAGAATTTGCTTGGCAGTTATGAATTAGCTTTTTCATTGGATTGTGGTTCTGTAAGAAGACTTGGAAAAGCAAAAGATCTTTGGTTTAACTCTAAAGCAACAATAAACATTGATCACCATGTTTCAAATGAAAGATTTGCAAACATTAATTGGATTGAATCAGATGCAACAAGTACTGGGCAGTTAGTTTATTGGTTAGCTAAAAGCTTAAATGTAAAAATCACAAAAGAAATTGCAACATTGTTATATACAACCTTACTTACTGATACAGGTTGTTTTTCAAATTCAAATACAAGTTCAAATGCATTAAACTGGGGAGCAGAATTAATTGAACTTGGTGCAGAGCATACAGGTGTTTATAAGAAAGCTTTTTTAGAAAAACCATATAAGTCAATTAAGATATTTGGAAATGCTTTATCTAATTTAAATTTAACAGAAGATGGAAAAATTGCTTGGACATATGTTAGTAATGATTTACTGAAGAGTTTCTCTGCAACTAGTGAAGATACAGAAGATATTGTGGATTATATGATAAGAACAAAAGGAGTTTTAGTTAGTGTTTTTTTTAGAGAAGATGTAGGTGAGACTAAAGTTAGCTTAAGATCAAATACGGATGTTGATGTAAGTAAAATTGCAATTTCAATGGGTGGTGGCGGACATAAAAAAGCTGCAGGAGTTAATATAAAATCACCATTCTTAAAAGTAAAAGATCTTGTCTTAAAAAAAGTTATTGATGCAATAAATGAATAA
- a CDS encoding histidine triad nucleotide-binding protein: protein MSTNQECIFCKIANKELQTKIIFENEEFVAFNDINPVSPIHTLVITKKHYKNFLEVENKDILGKLLLTVKEVAKLKDLNDGFRTVINTGDNGGQTVHHLHVHVLGGRFHKWPPG, encoded by the coding sequence ATGAGTACAAACCAAGAGTGCATTTTCTGCAAAATAGCAAATAAAGAATTACAAACAAAAATCATTTTTGAAAATGAAGAGTTTGTAGCTTTTAATGATATTAATCCTGTTAGTCCTATTCATACATTAGTAATTACTAAAAAGCATTATAAAAATTTTCTTGAGGTTGAAAATAAAGATATACTTGGAAAACTTTTACTTACAGTAAAAGAAGTAGCTAAATTAAAAGATTTAAACGATGGGTTTAGAACGGTCATAAATACTGGGGATAATGGGGGTCAAACTGTTCATCATTTACATGTTCATGTTTTAGGTGGAAGATTTCATAAATGGCCACCAGGATAG
- a CDS encoding DUF1727 domain-containing protein — protein MRNLNFILILWITKLISSLIGILYLGQASNFPGKVALKIQKNFIKYFKLKNNLKIILITGTNGKSTTTGMLASILKASGKKVTYNKFGANLLAGVASTLIQSSNLFGSLDYDFIILEIDEATLPLLTSLIKANVIAVTNFFRDQLDRFGELDTTVKLIEKGITNNKDAILILNADDPRVAFLNANNKKIYYGVNKGGFEVSRFRGLEVVSGQNNDDISNIWNVDPEEITSCPECKSNLIFKYKTLAHLGDYKCSKCDLKKPDTNFTISNTKTDNLSTYFDINYDDHKNNFFISLVGIFNLYNTLCSIAIAKTISDVTNVQIQKGFQSYSTIFGRGEKIRFKNKLSWIYLIKNPTGATEVLKLLTQIPNSRFLIALNDNLADGRDISWIWDARFDLLSNHKKEIFVSGKRAFDMALRLKYAGINEHQIKTNEKLLVSLKGAIKSLSENETLYILPTYTVLLEMQQKGICSGYKI, from the coding sequence ATGAGAAATTTGAACTTCATACTAATTCTTTGGATTACTAAGCTAATTAGTTCTTTAATAGGGATTCTTTACTTGGGACAAGCATCAAACTTTCCAGGAAAAGTTGCTCTTAAGATTCAAAAAAACTTTATAAAATATTTTAAATTAAAAAACAATTTAAAAATAATTCTAATAACTGGCACTAATGGAAAAAGTACAACCACTGGAATGCTTGCAAGCATATTAAAAGCTAGTGGGAAAAAAGTTACTTATAACAAATTTGGTGCAAACTTACTTGCAGGAGTTGCTAGTACCTTAATTCAAAGCTCAAATTTATTTGGTAGTCTTGACTATGATTTTATAATCTTAGAAATAGATGAAGCAACTCTTCCTTTACTTACATCATTAATTAAAGCTAATGTAATTGCAGTAACTAATTTTTTTAGAGATCAATTAGATCGTTTTGGAGAACTTGATACAACTGTTAAGTTAATTGAAAAAGGAATTACAAACAATAAAGATGCCATACTTATATTAAATGCAGATGATCCAAGAGTTGCATTTTTAAATGCTAACAACAAAAAAATCTACTATGGAGTTAATAAAGGAGGTTTCGAGGTTTCGAGGTTTAGAGGTTTAGAAGTTGTTTCAGGACAAAATAATGATGATATATCAAACATCTGGAATGTTGATCCCGAAGAAATAACATCTTGTCCTGAATGTAAATCTAATCTTATTTTTAAATATAAAACACTTGCACATCTTGGAGACTATAAATGTTCAAAATGTGACCTTAAAAAACCTGATACAAATTTTACAATTTCAAATACTAAAACTGATAACTTAAGTACTTACTTTGACATAAATTATGATGATCATAAGAATAATTTTTTTATATCTCTTGTTGGAATTTTTAATTTATATAATACACTTTGTTCAATTGCGATTGCAAAGACTATTAGCGATGTTACTAATGTACAAATTCAAAAAGGGTTTCAGTCTTACAGCACAATTTTTGGAAGAGGAGAAAAAATTAGATTTAAGAATAAGTTGTCTTGGATTTACTTAATTAAAAATCCAACTGGAGCAACTGAAGTATTAAAATTGCTTACTCAAATTCCTAATTCCAGGTTTTTAATTGCATTAAATGACAATCTTGCAGACGGAAGAGATATATCCTGGATTTGGGATGCTAGATTTGATCTTTTATCAAATCATAAAAAAGAAATTTTTGTTTCAGGTAAAAGAGCTTTTGATATGGCTTTAAGATTAAAATATGCAGGCATTAATGAACATCAAATTAAAACAAATGAAAAATTATTAGTATCTCTTAAAGGTGCTATTAAATCATTATCTGAAAATGAAACATTGTACATTTTGCCAACTTATACTGTTTTATTAGAAATGCAACAAAAAGGCATTTGTTCTGGGTATAAAATTTAA